The Vicugna pacos chromosome 5, VicPac4, whole genome shotgun sequence genome includes the window ACACACGTCACTGGATGTCATCATCATCAAAGAGGTCTTCAAAATCTACAAAAGTGCACAAACCAGAGACTGGTAGGGCGCATGGGGCAAGCAGCTGAGGAGAAGCTTTAAAATGAGTTACTTGGTCATTCGagggaaaattaaagaaaaaacagtgaAGGACTTTTCCCAGGACAGACTCAATTCTAACCAACTGAAGCTCATGCAGTCCAAGGGGACAGAGGAGCCTAGAGTCCACCTGTAATCTTCTTCCTACTTTGATGACAATCTTGAGACAATGCATGAAGGAGCACTCTGGAGCACGTGGGCAAGCCCCTCAGAGCCGTGCCCGCCCCCCTCTCCCGCCCACACCCACGCCCACGTGGAGGCGAGGCTGCAGCCTCATGGCTGGCAGCAGTGGTGAGGATAAAAAGGCAGACGGTGGGCAGGAGAAAGGTGGTGAGGGTGGAGCCATGTGAGGATGACTCGCTCTAAGGGAGTCTGACCACCAGCTAAGACTGAGAAACAGCCTGAGCCCCGTTCCCACTGGAAGGAGTTCACAGTACACTGTCTCCTGCGAGGCGGGGGGTCAAAGCCAAACTCACGGTCATTTTGTCCTTCTGTTTACTTCTTTGCATATTTTCTAAATTCCCACCGCGGGCATGTGTTACTTGCACAGtgggaaaaggaaaactaaaaatctATTCATGCGTACTGTGCACTGAGAGCTTGCGGAGTACACAATGAACCAGAAAGAGGACAGGCCGGCCACAGGGGGTAGCAGCCCCGCTCACGCCCCTGTCCCTGCTTTGCCCCAGGCACCTTCTGCCCTGCACAGGGCCCTGGCTCCCCCGCCCATGCCCGTCCACCAGGGCCAGCCTTCTCTGGCCGCTTGGCCTCGCCTGCAGCCTGAAGCTCGgcccccccctccccagctaACACCCCTCACCTGCAGGGCCAGCTCCTGAGAACTCCCCTCTGATGTGCCCGAGAATAACATGCCCACCTGTCAGGGCCTTGGTCACAGCCACCCCGTCTAACGCTCCACTGTTTTGCAAAACAGTGAGTGAAGAGAGGGGCCTGGCTCAGGGCTAGCAGCCCACTGCCCAGGGGACAACAGGCCATGGAACCTATCTGTTCAGTGAGTAAGAAGGACTCGGGAGAAGCCATGATCAAAAGCCACTGGGCTCTCTCGCAGGAACAGCTCCCCACACGCGTGGGCCGTCACAACCTGCCGGACGCAGAGGGAGAAGCTCAGTGCTCacctggcagggcagcctggGCCCCTCTCACAGACGCTTTGTCAGAATGACAGGGTTGCTGTTGGAAATCACCCTAGACCACGGCCAGCTGTCTCTAAGCCCACAGGCTGGCAGAGGATGAGTGGGGCTTCCAAGGAGAGCATCAAAGTGTGAGTGGATGGTGCAGGGTTAGGGACGCAGGGCCGCCCGGGTCAGTGGGCACCTCTGTACACTGTTGTCCCCTAGAGAACTGAAGAAATGCTACCAGTGCCCAGGGCTCAACCATCACCTCCCTCGGTTCTGTCCGCGTTGGCAGCAGCCAGGATGCCACCTGGGGAGCACGGCTGGGCCCGGGGGCTGCTCCTCAGCAAGCAGCCTGGCCTCTTTTCAGGCAACGACTGGCTGATGAGAAGCCAGATAAACAACAGAGGCTCGGACTTCAGTGGGGTTTGGGCTCATTAAACCCAACGCGGCGAGATAACATCCTTGCTGCCACTAACAAGTGACAGAAGTTCTCTGCAGTGGCAGGCCCCTGGGTGAAAGAGGACGGCAAGGCAGAAAGCACCACTTACTTCTCCCGAGAAAACCATCCTGTGTTTCTACCTAGGGTGTAACCCATGGTAAGGATTAATCTGATCTGCCGGAACAAGGCCCTGAGAAATCGGACGGGAACAAGGGAAATATCCCCTCAAACATGTATGAAAATTTCCTCTACAGTTAGTTTTTCACCGTTGATGTGGCAGAACTCCACCCATGTTCTTGTAATTAGCATTAAACTCTGAAACACGAATGGTTCCTGGCTTCAGAGAGAAGACCAGATCTGCTACAGTCTCAGGTGTGCAGGTGCGAGTCCACCGCTCACACTCAAAAACCGAAATGAAAACTGGGAGCTTTTCCCTCCTCAAAGACAGGGCTGCCCATTTACACAGACTGCACCGCGTTCCAAGAACAGCACGGGATTCAGGCTTCAATGGCCTAAGATCCAAGTCATTCATGTCACAAGTTCTCCACTGCATAACTTGTGGAGGAAACACAGATTGAAACCAGCACCCCTAATCCTGGCATCCTTACCATTAAAAAAGTCTGCATGAACTGCCTTTTCATTGGCTGCCAAGTCCATCAGGAGCCCGGTGCTGCCTCCTGCCTGGGGAAGGAAAGTGAGGTTACGTCAGTCAGCTGTGTTTCTGGAGAGAACCAGGCTCCACACCGCTCCCCGGCAGAAGTGTCAGGTCAGAGACAAACTTTAGTTCCAGGGGAAGGAAGTGGGTGGGAGTAGGAATAGGGAGGCAGCATTCCAAGGAATTATTCTGAAGGTCTTCTCAGGTCTCATGTTCTTAGATTCCTCCCTGCCTTTTAAACAGAACCCTGCCATCGCCGCGAACAGCACCACTTCTCCATgaaccttgagaataggctcCGATTCCCCGCTGGGCGTTGACACAGAGGCCCCCAAACACGTGCAAGACTGAGCCTGACAACCTCTCTGCTCTGGGCTGCTCCCTACTTCTAAAGATTAAACCATTTCCCTTAACAAACTGACCTGCTGACCTGGGGTTCTGGTGGGGGTGCCGGCACAGGGCTTCCCACAGCCACAACTCTACCACAATGCCACCGCCCAAGCTGGGCAACCCGATGAAGTCTAAGTCTCTCAGAATCACTCGGTGACGGCTCAGTGAAGGCTCGATGACGCTGCCTCTGGTGGCAGCGCCCTGGACAGCTGGCCACAGGTCCTGCTGCTACTCTGTCTCCCAACATCCCCGCAGCCCTCTCTGCTCACACAGTTGATCACCTCCTGCGCCCTTTCACGACTGCTCTCAGTAAGCAGGATCCTGGGACCCCTCCTCTTTTCagactccctcccctctccccatccccacagTGAGCCATTGGGATTCCACCGGCAACACACTGGGTGGAGACATACTGAGTGGAGTTTGTCGCTACTCCCACCTGTAGGTGCTGCCTTCACTCAGACCCTCTTCAAGTCTCCTGTCGCCCTGATCCACTCTCTCACCCCCAAACCCTCCAGAGTGACCTGCTAGGAGCCAGTCAGAGCCCATCACTGCCGCTGTAAAGCCCTCCAGTGACCCCACACTTGCCGGAGACGGCAGGGCTGTAGCCCAGGTCTGAGAAGCGGGGGTGAGTGGCGTGCCTCAGGAGTGAGGTGCACAGAGCCCACCGGTCCCAGCACCGCCACGGGCCACTTGATGCCTGCCCTGCCACCGTCTCCAGCTCCATCCCCCCCGCGTTGGTCAGGCACCTTCAGGCCCGCGGTGTCGACCCACAGACCCCCTTCATGAAGGACTCGCTCCTGGCAGgccttccctctgccccaccctGTCCACCTGGCAGACGCCAGCTCTGCCTTCAGCACCTGCCTGCAGTCAGCTGCTTCAAGCCTCTGCCGGGCCGCCCCGAAGCCCAGAGGGCTTCTATCAACTCGCACGGCCAACCTCCTACTACACTCGTATCTGCAACCAGCCGCTCCCGGCTACAGCACGATCTCCACGGCCCT containing:
- the COPS9 gene encoding COP9 signalosome complex subunit 9; amino-acid sequence: MKPAVDEMFPEGAGPYVDLDEAGGSTGLLMDLAANEKAVHADFFNDFEDLFDDDDIQ